Part of the Nakamurella alba genome is shown below.
GGGTGGCCGGGTCAGTCGCGCAGGGACATCCGTGGCGCGGGAGCGGCCGCCACGGCACCGTCACGACCACCCGGCACCGGGACCAGCAACTCGCGGGCCGCCACCTGCGGATGGCCGGCGGCCTCCGACGGCGCCAGCACCGGGGTGACGCAGGCGTCGGTGCCGGCGAAGTGCGCGGCCCACTCGTCGCGGGTGCGGCCGGCGAAGGCGCCGGCGATCCGGCGGGCCAGCTCCGGCCAGTACCTCCGGTCGTACTGCCGCTCCACCCACACCGGATCGAGGCCGAGCCCCGCGGCGGCGAGGGCGAAGAAGCGCGGTTCGAGGGAGCCGAGCGCGACGTGCCGCCCGTCCGCGCACTCGTAGCAGCGGTAGAACGGGGCGCCGCCGTCGAGCAGGTTGTCCGCCCGTTCGTCGGACCAGGTACCGGCGGCCCGGGCCTGCCAGATGATCTGCATCAGGTTCAGCACGCCGTCCAGGATCGCCACGTCGACCACCCCGCCGACCCCGGTGCGTTCCCGCCGGTAGAGGGCCGCGAGCACGCCGCCGACCAGGTACGCCGACCCGCCGCCGTAGTCGCCGAGCAGGTTCAGCGGCGGCACCGGTGCCTCCGCGGTGCCGATGGCGTGCAGCGCACCGGTGACCGAGAGGAAGTTGATGTCGTGGCCGGCCACCTTCGCCCACGGCCCGGTCTGCCCCCAGCCGGTCATCCGGGCGTAGACCAACCGGGGGTGCAGGTCGTCCGGACCCAGTCCCAGCCGTTCCAGCACACCCGGCCGGAAGACGTCGATCAGCACGTCGGCGCCCGCCAGCAGCTCGCGCACGGAGGCCAGATCGGCCGGATCCTTCAGGTCCGCGGTGAGGATCCGGTGCCGGCCGCGCAGCAGATGATCCGGGGAGTCAGGGAACCCGGCCGGACCCGGTCGGTCGATCCGGGTCACCGTGGCGCCGAGATCGGCGAGTTGCATCGCGGCGTGCGGACCCGGGCCCTCGCCGCCGAACTCCACCACCACGACGCCGTCCAACGGTCCGGTCACCCTGCACCCTCCTGCACGCTCGTCCTGGAACTCCCCGCCATCCGACCAGGGTCGGGCGTCCCGGCCGGGTCCGCCCGTCGGGCCCGGTCTGTGGAAGTCGACAGACGGCGGGAGCGGGACCCGGCGGCCGGACCTAGGCTGCAGGACCAGACGCACTGAGCGATCGCTCAGTACCGCTGCCCGCATCGGGCCTGTCGGACGGAGCCCGGATGACCCCCACGGACAACGCGGTCGTCGTGGACACCCCCGCCCCGGGGGTCACCAGGATCACCCTGCACCGGCCGGAGGTGCTCAACGCCCTCGACCATTCGATGACCCGCACCCTGCTGCGGGTGCTGGCCGAGATCGCCGTAGACACCACCTGC
Proteins encoded:
- a CDS encoding CaiB/BaiF CoA transferase family protein, coding for MTGPLDGVVVVEFGGEGPGPHAAMQLADLGATVTRIDRPGPAGFPDSPDHLLRGRHRILTADLKDPADLASVRELLAGADVLIDVFRPGVLERLGLGPDDLHPRLVYARMTGWGQTGPWAKVAGHDINFLSVTGALHAIGTAEAPVPPLNLLGDYGGGSAYLVGGVLAALYRRERTGVGGVVDVAILDGVLNLMQIIWQARAAGTWSDERADNLLDGGAPFYRCYECADGRHVALGSLEPRFFALAAAGLGLDPVWVERQYDRRYWPELARRIAGAFAGRTRDEWAAHFAGTDACVTPVLAPSEAAGHPQVAARELLVPVPGGRDGAVAAAPAPRMSLRD